A genomic region of Pseudopipra pipra isolate bDixPip1 chromosome W, bDixPip1.hap1, whole genome shotgun sequence contains the following coding sequences:
- the LOC135406076 gene encoding hydrocephalus-inducing protein homolog encodes MAWHLSGLDDLGDEFSASQGRGIVGPRTDFEVKLNFKAEKIGITNKMIQLEVSDTENILGIVQAETIKVSVEVYDVNLSINMPEGPDGSLEFGTINVLDNKQQVLSLQNKGLYDIEYSFKLTTGSAKRGDLESPFTVRPQGAVLKASRPPVKVEVLFHPTTEVFLESKPILLCQVIDLKSGQGGETVATIPVRVSARAVYSKYSIEPASPIDFGAMVKGTKKSQFTARGICPLGQGKKTLHTGSAHCRRVHGVPLLRLRRS; translated from the exons atggcatggcatctcagtgggctggacgaccttggagatgagttctctgcatcgcaaggcaggggcatcgttgggccccgcacagactttgaggtgaagctgaatttcaaggccgagaagattggcatcacaaataagatgatccaactagag GTTTCAGATACAGAAAACATCCTGGGCATTGTTCAGGCTGAAACCATCAAAGTCTCTGTGGAGGTCTACGATGTTAATCTGAGCATCAACATGCCTGAAG GTCCAGATGGCAGCTTGGAATTTGGAACCATTAATGTCCTGGATAATAAGCAGCAAGTCCTGAGTCTGCAGAACAAAGGCTTATATGACATTGAGTACAG TTTCAAGCTGACCACTGGAAGTGCCAAGAGGGGTGACTTGGAATCTCCCTTCACTGTCCGGCCGCAGGGGGCTGTGCTGAAAGCCTCCCGGCCACCTGTGAAAGTTGAGGTCCTCTTCCACCCCACGACTGAAGTGTTTCTTGAGAGCAAAcccatcctgctctgccag GTCATTGATCTCAAATCGGGTCAAGGAGGCGAGACCGTTGCCACCATCCCAGTGAGGGTGTCAGCGAGAGCTGTGTACAGCAAGTACAGCATCGAGCCTGCCTCGCCCATCGACTTCGGTGCCATGGTTAAGGGCACCAAGAAGAGCCAG TTCACAGCAAGAGGAATCTGCCCCCTCGGTCAGGGAAAGAAAACGCTCCACACAG GCTCAGCTCACTGCAGGCGTGTTCACGGTGTCCCCTTGCTCCGGCTCCGTCGGTCCTGA